The following are from one region of the Anomaloglossus baeobatrachus isolate aAnoBae1 chromosome 1, aAnoBae1.hap1, whole genome shotgun sequence genome:
- the LOC142303862 gene encoding uncharacterized protein LOC142303862: MSYNSEEFVRELIELYRTLPCLWLVKSPDYSNKHKKRKAYEKLIALCRQHHPCEKVDVSMVRKKIQALRTVYKKELNKVEKSKKSGAGTDGVYVPSLWYYDLLDFTRNQELPRASLCSFEPTTEQDPEIQTDSPDGDHCHQALSTQTSVDIPSHQVSVEEGSGEATEDNAPSTLPEPQRLSSQLRRKAATASSSEELIFLANRILHNQVNAGMDFFASLTADRLRKLDATQRSHAERIILETLSQAAAGNLDETTTLSSKAPGSQYSWPQMPDTLHSPPVRRIGPPQNVCVPPSPECSFLP, from the exons ATGTCTTACAATAGTGAGGAGTTTGTTCGTGAGCTCATTGAGTTGTATCGGACCCTGCCCTGCCTTTGGCTTGTGAAATCGCCTGACTACTCTAATAAACATAAAAAAAGGAAGGCGTATGAGAAATTGATTGCCCTATGTAGGCAGCATCATCCCTGTGAGAAGGTGGATGTGAGCATGGTTCGGAAGAAGATCCAGGCCCTCCGTACTGTGTATAAGAAAGAGCTCAACAAGGTCGAGAAGTCGAAGAAGTCTGGTGCTGGCACAGATGGCGTTTATGTGCCCTCACTGTGGTATTATGACTTACTGGACTTCACCCGCAACCAGGAGCTACCACGGGCATCATTGTGTTCATTCGAGCCGACCACGGAACAAGACCCAGAGATCCAGACTGATTCCCCTGATGGAGAT CACTGTCACCAAGCTCTCTCGACACAAACAAGTGTCGACATCCCGAGCCATCAAGTTAGTGTGGAGGAAGGTAGTGGGGAGGCAACTGAAGACAATGCGCCCTCAACTCTACCAGAGCCACAGCGGCTAAGTAGTCAACTAAGAAGAAAGGCCGCCACAGCATCGTCATCGGAAGAGTTAATCTTTTTGGCAAACCGCATTTTACATAATCAGGTCAACGCCGGCATGGACTTCTTTGCCAGCTTGACTGCTGATCGACTACGGAAGTTGGATGCCACACAAAGAAGCCATGCCGAAAGAATCATTCTTGAGACGCTAAGTCAAGCAGCAGCCGGGAACCTGGATGAAACGACAACTCTGAGTAGTAAGGCTCCAGGTTCACAATATTCATGGCCACAAATGCCAGACACACTTCATAGCCCACCAGTGCGGAGGATCGGGCCTCCGCAAaatgtgtgtgtgccccccagccctgaGTGTTCCTTTTTGCCATAA